Proteins encoded together in one Ciona intestinalis chromosome 3, KH, whole genome shotgun sequence window:
- the LOC100178334 gene encoding MAGUK p55 subfamily member 5-like isoform X1, which yields MSSLCGYVVLIVGNGTGRIKLYGSPYKQGSEELTPTDHIIQINGSTFDTCSYISVLKDIGKCISTKTIRLRVHRGSFSQFQDSGETSKPKRAVAFAVEPTGEKRLLNLQLNGSVKRIEIADLPESVQTVLAERTLYLTDFLREESSSKSSNELSDNSIISLSNNSITSSPKNQKKMAMAEMPRSHNRYRLNGGPGTVLPPDETTHEMAVDCPAAYVAANPPRSGISTPRGNFDVPPPTPLDSTAVSSQKNKTTKDLEAAAAAAETLPQPDMNFQRIHRMRESVKRQKEQKLRDMEVRHQMKQEEGAKKLERLKHMTPEQEVKSRKQGFENYGFERDSYIHTNDEEKQPMGIESMFVALKNVGTKINDPSLSDDLSFLRHVVQDDDFQDSLELYNVITDSTKPKTSAPIIPVSKDMQTISSDVREELMFSQLPQAEQLTKILSDVNINGVMLAHDEAAEYLYTPEPVVDVNVNTVEDEEILQRVSQYTDKAVRVVRIDKSNDALGATVRSEDDGSVTISRIISGGVADKTGLLHEGDELIEVNGKSMRGLDVNEVGDVIAGMNGTLVFVLASNKSNGVVKTDDLSTVVKHVRALFDYDAFDDPYLPCRELGLSFQKGDVLRVMSMEDDWWQAYRDDDDTHLSLAGLIPSQQFQQQRETLRMSLIKESKAPESKKSYLCGRKKKKAKNESTSQEDEDDEPIQTYEEMALYHQPETKKRPIVLIGPPNVGRHELRQRLVDNDRDRFGSAIPHTSRHPNEGERGGVDYHFVSISEFEAMVTAQKFLEHGAYQKNLYGTTIKAVQKIIDIEKICVLNLHAESLRALSTSGLKPYIVFIAPPPLEKLRQNMSKEGKQIKEDELRRIIENARDIERRYAHYFDETIRNTDLNRSYAELLRLINKLDSEPQWVPASWLD from the exons ATGAGTAGCTTGTGTGGTTATGTTGTGCTTATTGTAGGCAATGGGACTGGCCGGATCAAACTTTATG GTTCCCCATATAAACAAGGATCCGAAGAGCTTACTCCTACTGACCACATTATCCAAATTAACGGCTCAACTTTTGACACTTGTTCATATATAAGTGTGTTGAAAGATATAGGAAAG TGCATTTCAACGAAAACTATACGATTACGTGTTCACCGTGGAAGCTTTTCACAATTTCAAG ATTCTGGTGAAACCTCAAAACCTAAGCGTGCGGTTGCATTCGCTGTTGAACCAACCGGGGAGAAGCGATTATTGAATCTGCAACTAAATGGAAGTGTCAAACGAATTGAAATCGCAGACTTACCTGAATCTGTACAAACCGTGCTAGCTGAGCGAACCCTTTACCTCACTGACTTTCTCCGTGAAGAATCTTCAAGCAAATCATCCAATGAACTGAGTGACAACTCCATTATAAGCTTAAGCAACAATTCTATTACCAGTTCaccaaaaaatcaaaagaaaaTGGCTATGGCGGAAATGCCACGTTCACATAACCGTTACCGGTTAAATGGGGGCCCTGGAACGGTTTTACCACCAGATGAGACAACTCACGAAATGGCTGTAGACTGTCCAGCTGCCTATGTAGCAGCTAATCCACCACGAAGTGGAATTTCGACGCCACGCGGCAATTTTGATGTACCTCCTCCTACACCATTAGACAGTACAGCTGTTTCATCACAAAAGAACAAAACCACAAAAGACTTAGAG GCTGCCGCTGCTGCAGCCGAGACTTTACCTCAACCTGACATGAACTTCCAACGAATTCATCGGATGCGAGAATCCGTGAAAAGACAAAAGGAGCAAAAACTACGAGACATGGAAGTTCGACATCAGATGAAACAAGAGGAAGGAGCAAAGAAACTTGAAAG GTTAAAACATATGACACCTGAACAAGAAGTGAAATCTCGTAAACAAGGATTTGAAAACTATGGTTTTGAGAGGGACAGCTACATTCATACGAATGATGAAGAAAAGCAGCCTATGG GTATTGAGTCAATGTttgttgctttaaaaaatgtgggAACGAAGATAAACGATCCAAGTTTATCAGACGATCTTTCGTTTCTTCGTCATGTGGTTCAAGATGATGATTTTCAG GACTCTCTTGAGCTGTACAATGTGATAACTGACTCCACTAAACCAAAGACATCCGCTCCAATTATTCCAGTGTCTAAAGATATGCAAACAATTTCATCTGAT GTAAGAGAAGAACTTATGTTTTCTCAACTCCCACAAGCAGAGCAGTTGACTAAAATCTTGTCAGATGTCAACATAAAT GGAGTAATGCTTGCCCATGATGAGGCAGCTGAATATCTCTACACCCCTGAACCTGTGGTTGATGTTAATGTTAATACAGTGGAAGATGAGGAAATATTGCAACGAGTTTCGCAATACACAGATAAAGCTGTGCGAGTTGTGAGGATAGATAAGTCAAATGATGCATTG GGAGCAACCGTCCGTAGCGAGGATGATGGTTCAGTCACCATCAGTCGTATCATCAGTGGTGGGGTGGCTGATAAAACAGGTTTGCTTCATGAGGGAGATGAGTTGATTGAAGTAAATGGGAAGTCCATGCGAGGACTCGATGTCAACGAG GTTGGAGATGTAATAGCTGGTATGAATGGAACACTTGTGTTCGTTCTCGCATCCAATAAATCAAATGGAGTCGTTAAAACAGATGATCTCAGCACAGTCGTG AAACATGTGCGAGCATTATTCGATTACGATGCATTCGACGACCCCTACCTTCCTTGTCGAGAGTTAGGACTCTCGTTCCAGAAAGGTGACGTGCTACGTGTGATGTCTATGGAAGATGATTGGTGGCAAGCTTACAGAGACGATGATGACACGCATCTATCGTTGGCTGGTTTGATTCCTTCACAACAGTTCCAACAGCA gcGAGAAACTCTTCGTATGTCCCTGATAAAAGAGAGCAAAGCCCCTGAAAGCAAGAAAAGCTATTTATGTGgaagaaagaagaagaaagcAAAGAATGAATCAACTTCTCAGGAGGATGAAG acGATGAACCAATTCAAACATACGAAGAGATGGCACTCTACCATCAACCTGAGACTAAAAAACGTCCGATCGTTTTGATTGGTCCACCTAACGTGGGGAGGCATGAACTCAGGCAGCGATTGGTCGATAATGATAGAGACCGATTCGGTTCAGCAATTCCAC ACACTTCCCGCCATCCAAATGAAGGAGAAAGAGGCGGAGTGGATTACCACTTTGTTTCAATAAGTGAATTTGAAGCAATGGTCACTGCCCAAAAATTCCTGGAGCACGGAGCTTACCAGAAGAATTTATACGGCACTACCATTAAAGCTGTGCAGAAGATTATTGACATAGAAAAGATTTGTGTTTTGAACCTGCATGCTGAG TCATTAAGAGCCTTGAGTACATCTGGTTTGAAGCCTTATATTGTCTTCATTGCACCACCACCACTGGAAAAATTAAGACAGAATATGTCAAAGGAAGGAAAACAAATTAAG GAAGATGAATTGCGTCGAATTATTGAGAATGCACGAGACATTGAGCGTAGATATGCTCACTACTTTGATGAGACCATCAGAAATACAGACCTCAACAGATCTTATGCTGAACTTCTAAGACTAATCAATAAACTAGATTCTGAGCCACAGTGGGTGCCTGCTAGTTGGCTGGATTAG
- the LOC100178334 gene encoding MAGUK p55 subfamily member 5-like isoform X2: MAMAEMPRSHNRYRLNGGPGTVLPPDETTHEMAVDCPAAYVAANPPRSGISTPRGNFDVPPPTPLDSTAVSSQKNKTTKDLEAAAAAAETLPQPDMNFQRIHRMRESVKRQKEQKLRDMEVRHQMKQEEGAKKLERLKHMTPEQEVKSRKQGFENYGFERDSYIHTNDEEKQPMGIESMFVALKNVGTKINDPSLSDDLSFLRHVVQDDDFQDSLELYNVITDSTKPKTSAPIIPVSKDMQTISSDVREELMFSQLPQAEQLTKILSDVNINGVMLAHDEAAEYLYTPEPVVDVNVNTVEDEEILQRVSQYTDKAVRVVRIDKSNDALGATVRSEDDGSVTISRIISGGVADKTGLLHEGDELIEVNGKSMRGLDVNEVGDVIAGMNGTLVFVLASNKSNGVVKTDDLSTVVKHVRALFDYDAFDDPYLPCRELGLSFQKGDVLRVMSMEDDWWQAYRDDDDTHLSLAGLIPSQQFQQQRETLRMSLIKESKAPESKKSYLCGRKKKKAKNESTSQEDEDDEPIQTYEEMALYHQPETKKRPIVLIGPPNVGRHELRQRLVDNDRDRFGSAIPHTSRHPNEGERGGVDYHFVSISEFEAMVTAQKFLEHGAYQKNLYGTTIKAVQKIIDIEKICVLNLHAESLRALSTSGLKPYIVFIAPPPLEKLRQNMSKEGKQIKEDELRRIIENARDIERRYAHYFDETIRNTDLNRSYAELLRLINKLDSEPQWVPASWLD, from the exons aTGGCTATGGCGGAAATGCCACGTTCACATAACCGTTACCGGTTAAATGGGGGCCCTGGAACGGTTTTACCACCAGATGAGACAACTCACGAAATGGCTGTAGACTGTCCAGCTGCCTATGTAGCAGCTAATCCACCACGAAGTGGAATTTCGACGCCACGCGGCAATTTTGATGTACCTCCTCCTACACCATTAGACAGTACAGCTGTTTCATCACAAAAGAACAAAACCACAAAAGACTTAGAG GCTGCCGCTGCTGCAGCCGAGACTTTACCTCAACCTGACATGAACTTCCAACGAATTCATCGGATGCGAGAATCCGTGAAAAGACAAAAGGAGCAAAAACTACGAGACATGGAAGTTCGACATCAGATGAAACAAGAGGAAGGAGCAAAGAAACTTGAAAG GTTAAAACATATGACACCTGAACAAGAAGTGAAATCTCGTAAACAAGGATTTGAAAACTATGGTTTTGAGAGGGACAGCTACATTCATACGAATGATGAAGAAAAGCAGCCTATGG GTATTGAGTCAATGTttgttgctttaaaaaatgtgggAACGAAGATAAACGATCCAAGTTTATCAGACGATCTTTCGTTTCTTCGTCATGTGGTTCAAGATGATGATTTTCAG GACTCTCTTGAGCTGTACAATGTGATAACTGACTCCACTAAACCAAAGACATCCGCTCCAATTATTCCAGTGTCTAAAGATATGCAAACAATTTCATCTGAT GTAAGAGAAGAACTTATGTTTTCTCAACTCCCACAAGCAGAGCAGTTGACTAAAATCTTGTCAGATGTCAACATAAAT GGAGTAATGCTTGCCCATGATGAGGCAGCTGAATATCTCTACACCCCTGAACCTGTGGTTGATGTTAATGTTAATACAGTGGAAGATGAGGAAATATTGCAACGAGTTTCGCAATACACAGATAAAGCTGTGCGAGTTGTGAGGATAGATAAGTCAAATGATGCATTG GGAGCAACCGTCCGTAGCGAGGATGATGGTTCAGTCACCATCAGTCGTATCATCAGTGGTGGGGTGGCTGATAAAACAGGTTTGCTTCATGAGGGAGATGAGTTGATTGAAGTAAATGGGAAGTCCATGCGAGGACTCGATGTCAACGAG GTTGGAGATGTAATAGCTGGTATGAATGGAACACTTGTGTTCGTTCTCGCATCCAATAAATCAAATGGAGTCGTTAAAACAGATGATCTCAGCACAGTCGTG AAACATGTGCGAGCATTATTCGATTACGATGCATTCGACGACCCCTACCTTCCTTGTCGAGAGTTAGGACTCTCGTTCCAGAAAGGTGACGTGCTACGTGTGATGTCTATGGAAGATGATTGGTGGCAAGCTTACAGAGACGATGATGACACGCATCTATCGTTGGCTGGTTTGATTCCTTCACAACAGTTCCAACAGCA gcGAGAAACTCTTCGTATGTCCCTGATAAAAGAGAGCAAAGCCCCTGAAAGCAAGAAAAGCTATTTATGTGgaagaaagaagaagaaagcAAAGAATGAATCAACTTCTCAGGAGGATGAAG acGATGAACCAATTCAAACATACGAAGAGATGGCACTCTACCATCAACCTGAGACTAAAAAACGTCCGATCGTTTTGATTGGTCCACCTAACGTGGGGAGGCATGAACTCAGGCAGCGATTGGTCGATAATGATAGAGACCGATTCGGTTCAGCAATTCCAC ACACTTCCCGCCATCCAAATGAAGGAGAAAGAGGCGGAGTGGATTACCACTTTGTTTCAATAAGTGAATTTGAAGCAATGGTCACTGCCCAAAAATTCCTGGAGCACGGAGCTTACCAGAAGAATTTATACGGCACTACCATTAAAGCTGTGCAGAAGATTATTGACATAGAAAAGATTTGTGTTTTGAACCTGCATGCTGAG TCATTAAGAGCCTTGAGTACATCTGGTTTGAAGCCTTATATTGTCTTCATTGCACCACCACCACTGGAAAAATTAAGACAGAATATGTCAAAGGAAGGAAAACAAATTAAG GAAGATGAATTGCGTCGAATTATTGAGAATGCACGAGACATTGAGCGTAGATATGCTCACTACTTTGATGAGACCATCAGAAATACAGACCTCAACAGATCTTATGCTGAACTTCTAAGACTAATCAATAAACTAGATTCTGAGCCACAGTGGGTGCCTGCTAGTTGGCTGGATTAG